The DNA region CGGCGCATAGCAGCAAGGCGACGCCGCCCCCGAACAGGGAAAGACCGGTGGCGGTGCGCATGGGAAGGTGCGCTTTCAAGGACTGGACGACGATGAGTGCGAGCGATCCGCAGAACGAAGCTCCGAGAAAGAGCGCGGCGCCGAGGACTGGGTTGCCGGCTTCGGCCCCGGGAGCGGCGACGGCCCAAACAACACCGGCCGCACCGAGTACGAGCATCAACCACTGGATCGGGCGGGGCCAGGGCGAGTGAAGCAGTAGTGGCGCGAGGATGACCCAGAAGAAGTTGCCGCTGACGGTGAGCATGGCGCCCAGGGTGCCGCTGGCGACGGTCATGGACGTGTAGAAGAGCAGATACTGGAGGAAGGTTTGGAGGAGACCAAAGGCAATCAGCGGCTTGAGGGGCGCGCGTTTGGCGGCGGTCCAGGCACCGGGCGTGATGGCGAGCAAAGCCCCGCCTCCGATGGTGAAGCGGATGCCCGCCAGCAAGAGGCAAACCCACAGTGTGGTCTCGACGTTGAGTTGGTCGGATGCCGTACGGTAGAGGTATTTGACGCCGGGGAACGCGCTGCCCCACATGACTGCACAGAAGATGGCACAAACCGGGAGAACCCAGGCGGGTGGGGTGGGGCGTGTGTCGTGGGTCATCGGCTGCCGGTTGTTTGGAAGAGAGTGGCCAAAGGGGCGCCGTTTGGTGGCGCACCTCGAGGGGTTATCCTAGCGCAGGATGTGGAATCGGCAGCTGATTATGGTGTGGCGTTGCGGGTCGACGGCCTGCGGGTGGGCGCTGCGCGTTGGTGGAATCGAAGGCTTGGCCGGATTGGGGGGCGGCGATTAACCCAGGGTGAGGTCGACTGAGGCTCCCTTCAACCTGGGCTGATTTGTGTTTCCCCTGCAGGGAATAACAAATGCGGCGTGGCGGTGTATGGGTGCGAGGGAACGAGCAGCCCTCCCTAACGGGTGTCGTCAGTTCCTCGCTGCAAGCGAGTCTCATAACAGCCTGGGGTCAGCGAGCCTCAGGCGAGCGCCACCCCAGGGGAAATGGTTGGATCCATCCGGCCGAGCCTATGACGTGACCAGGGAGCCAAACGATCCCGATGGCCGCAGGAGAACACGGAGATGCACCAGAATTTAGTGCCATTCCGCTCCGGTCATATCTTGATCTCGATCGTGATCGGAGCGGAGTGATTTGGGGCAATCTCCATCGCTATCGTCCGGGAGGAAGAGTGTCGGCGCCTCACTGCTAGGCGGCGGGTTCCTGGCGGCTCGATGGCAAAATGCGTGCCACCGGGCGGCTGAGGAGGTAGGGGATGCCGACGAAGAAGATCAACAACAGGATGATGTTGTAGGTGAAGGTGAGGCCCATCGCCAACGAGATCACCCAGTGGAAGGCGATGAGGGCGATGCCGTAGATCGAGGCGATTCTGCGGCTGAGCAGTGCGAGGAAGCAGAAGGCTTCGAGCAGCATACCGCTGGCGAGCATGGCGCGGCCGATGTTCGGGTAGTCGACGAAGAACTTCTGGGTGATGACGCGGAAGCGCTCGAGGCCCTCGGGTGTGGGGTCGGTCTGGCCTTCTCCGTTGACGGTGTTGTAGTAATCTGCCAGGTCGTTTTTGACTAGCTGGATGGGGAAGTTGGCGGACTCCTTCACCCATTTGCCATCGGAGAGGACCATTTTGGAAACCACGCTGACCATGTAGGCGGCG from Sulfuriroseicoccus oceanibius includes:
- a CDS encoding DMT family transporter; amino-acid sequence: MTHDTRPTPPAWVLPVCAIFCAVMWGSAFPGVKYLYRTASDQLNVETTLWVCLLLAGIRFTIGGGALLAITPGAWTAAKRAPLKPLIAFGLLQTFLQYLLFYTSMTVASGTLGAMLTVSGNFFWVILAPLLLHSPWPRPIQWLMLVLGAAGVVWAVAAPGAEAGNPVLGAALFLGASFCGSLALIVVQSLKAHLPMRTATGLSLFGGGVALLLCAAPAWHHIPELFTHPGMIVVTLYMAFVSATAFSVWNWLTTKFPVNLLAAYRFFIPVSGVTLSTLFIPGESPGAGIIGGGILVLLAVAGLQRYQVRPVAGVR